The region TCAGCCACGGTTTTGGCCACACGCCGATAGCAAAAATGAGAGCAACTAAAGGAAGCAAAACAAGGTACTCGCGGAAAGTCATGTCGCGCAAACTTTTGTTTTCTTCTTTTTCAAGCGGCCCAAAAAACACACGCTGAATTGCCCACAACATATACGCTGCAGCAAGCACTACTCCGCTCACAGCCACCGCGGCGTAAGGCATTTTGGTTTGGAAAGTTCCCAGCAAAATAAGAAACTCACCTACGAAACCATTAAGGCCTGGCATTCCCACTGAAGCAAGCGACATAAAAATAAACGCTACTGCCAAGTAAGGAACAGAACGAGAAAGCCCACCATACTCAGCAATAAGGCGAGTATGCCGGCGAGAGTACAACATGCCAATGAGCAAAAACAAACCACCAGTTGAAAGCCCGTGGTTCACCATTTGCAAAACAGCACCTTGAACTGCAGCGGCATTCAGCGAAAACAAACCCAGCATCACAAAGCCTAAATGCGAAACAGAAGAATACGCCACCAAACGTTTCAGGTCTGGCTGCACCAAAGCTACAAGTGCGCCGTAGACAATGCCAATCACTGCAAGCGTTAAAAAGAGAGGCTGAAAGGCAAGAAGCGCATCGGGAAACAAGGGCATGGCAAAACGGTAAAAGCCATACGTACCAAGCTTCAGCAAGACACCGGCCAAAATCACACTACCAGCAGTTGGCGCTTCGGTGTGCGCATCCGGCAACCAAGTATGCAATGGAAACAAAGGAACCTTAATAGCAAACGCAAGCGCAAACGCTGCAAAGAGCCACATTTGCTCTTGATGCGAAAAACTTCCCGCATACCAATCGATGAGGTTGAAAGTTCCACCAAGCTTTGCCGCAACATATAAAATTGCAGCAAGCATCAGCACCGAACCCACCATGGTATAAATCACAAACTTCAGTGCAGCCCGGATACGCGCGCCACTTCCCCAAATGCCGATCATGAAGTACATCGGGATGAGCACAATCTCCCAAAAAACATAAAACAAGAAAACATCAAGCGCCGCAAACACTCCAAGCATGCCACTTGCAAGAATGAGCATAAAGACATGAAAAGTTTTTACGCGCGATGAAATATCGTTCCACGCGCCAAGAATGGTGATGGGAACCAAAAACGCAGAAAGCAACATCAGCATGGCCGAAGTACCATCAACGCCAATTCTATAGCTAATGCCAAGCGATGGAATCCAGGATGCCAGTTCTACAAATTCAAAATCACCCGTCCCCGGCAAAAGCAGGTACATCTTGAGGGCGAGCACGAAAGCGATCAACGAAATCACCAAGCTTAAAGCTTTGATGAGTTGCTCTAATCGCGCGGGAATGCAGAGCAAGAGCAGTGCTCCACACAACGGAAGGAAGATAACTGTGCTTAATAAATGTGAAATGATCCAATCCATAGTCAACTTTCTACAAAAACTACCATCCCTTTAGCCTACAATAAAAAGTACGCGAGCAAGACCACAGCTCCGCTGAAAAAATACAAAAGATATTGCTGCAACGAACCACTTTGCATCGCAGACACCAGTTGCGACCACAGCGAAACGCTGCGAGCCGTGCCATGCACCATCATGCCGTCGATGCCGGTGGCATCCACACCCTTCCACAACACCACTCGCGAAATCCACAGAAGTGGTTTCACGATGAGTGCATTGTAGATTTCATCTACATAATATGTGTTGAGCAAAAGCGTATACGTGCGCTTCATTCGTCTTGCGATGGCATCGGGCAAGTCACGGCGTTGTACGTAAATAACCCAACCCAAGATAGTAAAGTGCAATCCCCACACTGTTGTCACCACCATCAACACCATTTCGGTGCCATGATTTTTTATGCCATGATGAACAAGGGGGACAACACCTGATAGCCACGTACCAAGCATTTCGTGTCCACCCAAAACTTCGGGAATGCCTAGCAAACCACCAAAGACGGAGAGAATCGCAAGCAAGATGAGTGGAATAAGCATGCTCATAGGAGATTCATGTGCTTTTTTCCAAGCTTCCGGACTCAAATTTGTTTCGCCAAAAAAGGCAAGGCCAACTAAACGGAAAATATAAAATGCCGTCATGCCAGCTGCAAGAAATCCAACGAGCCACAACCCAACATGGCCACTGGAATACGCGTGCCACAAAATGGCATCCTTCGAGAAAAATCCTGAAGTTGGCACAAGGCCGGCAAGTGCAAGTGAACCAATCACAAACGTCCAACACGTCACTGGCATTTTATCTTTCAAGCCACCCATTTTGGTAAGGTCTTGTTCACCATGCAAACCATGGATCACACTTCCCGCTCCCAGAAACAAAAGCGCTTTGAAAAAGGCGTGTGTGACCAAGTGGAAAATAGCGCCAGAGAAGGCTCCCACGCCACAGGCTAAAAACATGTAGCCCAGTTGAGAGACGGTAGAATAAGCCAAAACTTTTTTGATATCTTTTGCCGTAATTCCCATAGTGGCCGCAAACAGTGACGTAGCAGCACCAACACAGGCCACCACATACAGAGCCGTTGGCGAAAGCACGAACAAAAAGTTCAAGCGAACAATCATGTACACGCCAGCAGTTACCATGGTGGCAGCGTGGATAAGTGCAGAAACAGGCGTTGGACCAGCCATGGCATCGGGTAACCACACATACAACGGAATTTGAGCTGACTTTCCGCAAGCACCCACAAAAAGCAAAAGACAAATGGCCGTTGCCATAGGGGCAAACAGTGGAGAATAACGCGACAAGGTATCAAAGTTGAAGAAACCAGTTTCAGCAGCGGCACCACTGGACGCCATCACTTTAAAAATGAGAAACATGCCCAAGAGGAAACCCGCATCACCAATACGATTTACAATAAAGGCTTTCGCACCAGCTGTTGCCTTGGCAGAATCTTCAAACCAAAAGCCAATCAAAAGATAAGAACAAAGTCCAACACCTTCCCATCCTACAAACATCAACAACATATTGTCTGCCAAGATAAGGATGAGCATGAAAAACAAAAAGAGGTTAAGCTCGGCAAAGTAGCGTGCATAGGCGCTGTCGTGGCTCATGTATCCAGTTGAATAGAGGTGAATCAAACTTCCCACCCCAGTCACCACAAGCGTTAACACAATAGAAAGTTGATCAAGCTTAAGACCAATATCAATCACCACATTGGAAGTTGCCGACCACGTAAACAATGGCCCTGTAATAAGAGACGGCGCTGCTCCGCCTTCAAACCCGGTAAGCGTAAAATAACAAATGAGTGTTGCTACAAACGCAAGCACTGGCATAAGCACCGCAACAAATGAGACTACCCCGCGGTAGCTTTCAGATTTTCCATGCGACGTAAGAATGGCGATTTTCCCGTTGATGATGGCACCAAGCAAAGGAAAGAGCACAATCAACCAGACAAGCGTTTGAGGAGAAATACAGGTATAAATAAAGTCTAACATAGTTGTGTTGAGATTATCCTTTCAGCACTTTCATATCGTCACTATAAACCGTTTGCTTGTTACGATACATGGCAATCACAATGCCCAAACCAACCGCAGCTTCAGCTGCAGCAATGGCCAGCACGAAGAGCACCATCACATGGCCATCATCTCTGCCGTTCCATTTTGAAAAAGCGAGCAAGACAATATTGACGGCGTTCAGCATCAGTTCAACCGACATAAACATGATGAGCACATTGCGACGAATCACAACGCCAATGGCACCAAGAACAAAAAGCGCCAAACTTAAGATGAGATAGTGATGAAGTGTAATCATAGTTCGCTCTAAAATTTTTTCTTTCCAAGCACTACTGTTCCCACCACGGCAACAAGCAACATCACCGATATCACTTCGAAGGGAACAAGATATTTTGTCATCAGCAATTCACCAAGCACACCTGGGTCACCAAAAGTTTCAGATAAAGCAACCGCTGGCATAGTGGTGGAGCTGGTCAGCGAGAAGCCGATCAAAAGCAAAAAATAAATGCCAAGTGCGGCACCAAATATTTTTCCAAAACGAATGAACCTTGGTTTTAATTGCTGAGGCCCAAGTTGAATAAGCATGATTACAAAAAGGAAGAGCACCATAATGGCGCCCGCATAGACAAGCACTTGAATCACCGCCAAAAACGGTGCCGACAAAAGCGCAAAAATGCCTGCTGTTGCTGCAAGTGCAACTACAAGCCAAAGTGCACTCATAAGCGGGTTTGCGCGAGTGATCAGCAAAAGTGAAGAGATGATACTCACACCGGAAAAAATATAAAATAAAATGGATTCCATAGTTTTATAGTTAGTGCGTTAACAACAACACCACTCCCGTTACAAAAATATTTAAGATGCCAAGGGGAATCATTACTTTCCATCCAAGTTTCATCAACTGATCGTATCGAAAACGTGGGAGCGTCCATCGCACCCAGATAAAGGTCCAAATGAAAAACAGCGTCTTAGTCAAAACCACAATCATCTGCAAGAGAAAGACAGCAATACTGCCAACCCACTCTGGAAGCGTTGCACCCGTGAGCGCAAACACAGCTGCAGCAAGACCTGCAGCGAGGCCTGCTAAAATGACCGCGAACAGAAAAGATTCGTAATCGCGAAGATCGCCCCAAAATCCACGACGTTTCACAAAACGATTAAAAAGCCCAGCTGCACCAAGAGCTGCAAACACAGCTCCACCAATACTTAGCAGACGAAGCACGTGTTCGATATTGTGGTGTAGGTATTCAGAACTTACGTAAGGAATATTCCATCCACCAAAGAAAAGCATGGTCACCAACAACGAACCCACAATAATGTGCGTGTACTCACCCAAGAAAAAGAGGGCAAAACGCATCGAGCTATACTCAGTATGAAAACCAGCTGTTAACTCGGCTTCGCCTTCGGGAAGATCGAAGGGTGTGCGGTTTGCTTCGGCAAAAAGTGCGGTGAAAAAGAGGATGAAGGCAAGCGGTGCTCTGACAATGTTCCAGGAAAGTAGCGACACCCCTTGACTTGCCACGATGTCATTAATGCGAAAACTTTCTGAAAGCATAAAAAGAGGAACAACAGAAAGGCCAAGTGCAATTTCGTAGCTCACCATTTGCGATGAAGCACGAACGGCGCCAAGCAGCGAAAACTTTGAGTTTGAGCCCCAACCTGCAAGCAGGAGTGCATAAATAGACAACGAAGAAAGAGCAAAAATATAAATAAGGCCGGCGTTCAAATCTGAAATCTGCAGCTGAAAACTTACGCCATTGATAGTAAAAGCTTCTGCAAATGGAATAACCGCTGAAACTGAAATAGCCACAAACACCGCAATAATCGGCGCCAAAATCACCAAGGCTTTGTTGGCATGTTCGCTTGAAAAATCAGTTTTGGTAATCAGCTTAATGGCATCAGCAATGCTATGAACAATTCCACCAAGTCTAATAATACCAAAGGCTGTAGCGCGGTTTGGACCACGGCGATCTTGAATAAAAGCAGCGCCTTTTCGCTCGATCCAAATCAGCAACGGCACCAACTTGAGCAGCATCATCATTACCACTACAACTTTAAGAACGGAAAGAAGAAGGCCTAACGATGTCATAACTGCACTCCCACTTGAGGAATGGTATAAAAGCTCGCAGCCGCTAGTGGCTTGTAATGTGTTTTTTCTGTTTCAAACACTTGATCAGCAGATGCAGCCACAGCAAGCTTTCCCCAGCGGTTTGTAAGTCTTGCTGACAAAGTCCACACCGGAACTGATTCACCATGAGGCTCAAACGCTTTGTGAATGCGTTGTAAAATTCCCTTTTTGTTGATGAAGGTTCCATCTTGTTCTGCATATGTTGCACGCGGGAAAACCACATCAGCAAAGCGTCTGTTCATCACTGCACTTTCTGTAACCCAAATTACTTTTGCAGAAAGAGAAGATAAAATTGCTACTTCAGCATCCGAAAGATTGCCCAGCACAAACACCACTTTTTCTTTCATGCTTTTTGAAATTCTTTTCGATGCCATCATTTTTACGCCGTACGTATTAGGATTGCGATCGGCATCGCGGAGAAGCTTATCGGCGAAAGCTTTATCTTCGTCTAAGCCTGTCCAATAAAAATCTGAAACGCCAAGTGATTCTCTGGCAAAGCGTGAGAATGCAATATTTTCCTCATTGGTACACTGCGCTGAAAGCACGCATGCGATTTCATCTCCGCTAAGATTTTCTAAAAGATGATGAACTTCGTTAAGTGCTGCATCCCAGGAAATGCGCTTGTATTCACCTTCAGCGAGAAGCATTGGAAAAAGCGTTCTGTTTTGTGCATTAAGTTGCTTGTATGTCATACGTCCATCATCACACGCCCAACACTGATTCACATCTTCGTTTTCACGAGGGCGCATGCGGTAAAAAATCTTATCATGATGATCCAGCAAAACATTGCAGCCCGTAGCACAACCGGTGCACACACTTGGTGTGCTGGCCAAAAACCAAACGCGTTTTTTGAAACGAAAATCCGAAGAAGTCAAAGCTCCCACCGGACAAAGATCAACCGTACAAAGAGAATACTTGTTATCTAACTCACGGCCGGGAAGCACATCTATAGTTGAATATCCGCCGCGCTCACGCATCATGAGTTCGTGGCTGCCAACCACTTCATCGCAGAAACGAATGCAGCGCGTGCACAAAACGCAACGTTCATCATCAAGATGAACATGAGGGCCAATAGGTTTGGCTTTTGGTTTGTGGATTTTTGCTTCCTGCATTCTAGAATTTTGAAGCGAATGATCGAAGTACTGATCTTGCAATTTACATTCACCCGATTGATCACACACGGGGCAGTCTAGCGGATGGTTCACCAAAATAAATTCAAGCACATCTTTACGCACTTGCCTTGCACCATCGCTATTCACTTGCACCACCATGCCTTCGCGCACCACTTCTTTGCACGAGATCACAGGGCCGCGCGCGCCTTCCACTTCAACCTGGCAAAGCCTGCAGTTTCCAGCGATGGAAAGTTTTGGATGATAGCAAAAATGCGGAATCTCAATGCCCATCTGCTTTGCAGCGTTGAACACAGTAGTTCCCTTTGCAACCTCTACTACTTTTCCATCGATGGTGAGTTTTACTTTTTCTGACATAATCTTCTCAATCTTCTAAAATCTTTTTGCGATGTTTAATCCAACAACACTTCCTTCTTTTGTTGGAAGATAATACGGTTGAAACGAAACTGCTTCTGGATTGCGTTTAATTGCATAACCAATAAGAGCACCAATACCTGCTCCTGCTGCTGCACCACCTCCGGTAGTAAGAAAAACAAGTCCTACTTTTTTTCCGGTACCACCTTCAAACGAACTTAGCGCCTTCACTGCAATGAGGCCAATGGTAAGACCAGCCGCACCACCTGTAGCGCCACCAATCCATGCACCTCTGCCAGCATAGGTTTTTGGTTGCTCTTTTTCAGCTGCCGAACAGAGTGAAGAAACTGCAAAAACCTGAAGTACAATCAAGCTAAGTAAAAAAACTTTTTTCATTTTAGTTCCCCTTTTCTGGTTGCACTTCTCGAACCACTTTTGGTGGCTGCCACGTTGGCGTTTTCATTTTATGAGGGCAATATCCAAGTTTGATATGCTCTTCAAATTCATGTCGAAATTTTGCAATCCATGATCTTACCGGCATGGCAAGCGCATCTGCGAACGTGCAAATAGTTCTGCCCGACATATTATTGGCTTGGCTTAAGAGAAGTTCTAAATCACCGTCTCTGCCATCACCTTTTTCAATGCGATCGCAGATTTTTTTCACCCAACCCGTTCCTTCGCGGCACGGAGTACACTGACCACACGATTCGTGGTTATAAAAACGCGCAATGTCTGTCATCATTTCAACCGCGCAAATGCTATCGTCAAAAATGATCATGCCGCCAGAACCAAGCAGAGTACCTGCTTGCTGCAATGATTCGTAATCGAGTTTTGCATTCATGGCTTCTTCTGCCGTAACCACAGGAACAGAAGAACCGCCCATCACCACTGCTTTCAAGTTGCGGCCCTTCCACACTCCACCACACATGGCCAGCAAATCTTTGAACGGTGTGCCAAGCTCTACTTCATACACGCCGGGTTTTTCCACATGACCACACACTGAAAATAATTTTGTGCCGGGGCTTTTTTCGGTGCCCATCGCGGCATACGCTTTTGCACCGTTATTCAAAATCCACGGAAGAGCTGCGATGGTTTCCACATTATTCACAACTGTAGGTGAAGCCCACAAACCTTCAACGGCGGGAAATGGAGGTTTTATGCGAGGTTGCCCACGATAACCTTCAAGCGAAGAAAGCAAAGCCGTTTCTTCACCACAAATATAGGCACCTGCTCCGCGATGCGCCACCACTTCAAGCTTGAAGCCTGAACCATCAACATCATCGCCAAGCAATTTTGCTTTTTTTGCTTCTTCAATGGCGTTCCAAAATAAATCATACTGCGCTGCAAACTCGCCGCGGAAATACACGTATGCTCTGTTGGCGCCAATGGCATAAGCCGCAATGATAATGCCTTCCAGCAACATATGCGGATCTTTTTCCAGCAAAGCCCGGTCTTTAAACGTTCCAGGTTCACTTTCATCGGCATTCACCACAAGGTATTTTGGCTTTTTGCTGTCTTTGGGAACAAAACTCCATTTCAAGCCAGCCGGGAAACCTGCACCACCTCTGCCTCTAATGCCAGAAGCCTTCACTTCTTCGATCACTTCTTCAGGCTTCATGGAGAAAAGTTTTTTCAAGCATTCATAACGCCCATGCTTTTTCGCCACTTTCAGCGTATGCATTTCTTTGACTTCGAAATGTTGTGTTAAGACTTTTGGTGTTTTTTTCATAATCTTTTAATAATCCACTTGTTTACAATGTCACTGCGAAATTTTTTGAAGCAATCTTAATTTATTTTTTTATCCACGAATGCTTCAGTCGGGGATTAATTCTCACAATGCCTTGTCATCCTGAGTGTAGCGAAGGATCTCCTCGGCCAATTGAACGAGGAGATTGCTTCACTTCGTTCACAATGACACAGAATCCCCGCTAACTTAAATTCAATTCTTATTTAACTCCTCTAAAAGTTTATCCACTTTTTCTGCATCTAAATTTTCATGGTAGTCGTCGCCAACCTGCATCATTGGTGCAGTTCCGCACGATGCCAAACACTCAACGGTAGAAAGATGAAATTTTCCATCGGGTGTTGATTGCCCAGGTTTGATTCCAAGTTTCTCTTGCACATAATCAACAAGCCAATCGGCATTACGTAATCGACAACACAAATTGTTACAAATTTGAAGGTGATGTTTGCCAATGGGTTTGCGATTGAACATGGTATAAAAACTCACCACTTCACAAACCGCAGTAGCATTAAGCCCAATTTTTTGGCCAACGTATTCCATCGCTTCTGGCGGAATCCAGCCTTCTTGATCGTGAACAAGCCACAACAAAGGAAGAACGGCCGCACGCTTTTCTGGAAAGCGTTCCAAAATTTCAGGAATTTTCTCTTCAGCTTTTTTGTTTAATGTGAACGACATAACTTTAACTTCACTTTCTATCGATCAATCTCACCTGCAATAATATTCAAATTTCCAAGAATGGTAATAGCATCCGCAATCATGCCACCCGTGATCATTTGCGGGTAGGCCGCATACAAATTGAAACATGGCGGCCGCACTTTTATGCGATAGGGTTTATCACTGCCATCGCTTACAATATAAAAACCAAGTTCACCATTGGCAGCTTCTGTAAACGAATACACTTCACCAGCAGGAACTTTAATGCCGTGCATAATCAACTTGAAGTGACGCATCATGCCTTCAATAGAACCATACACTTCATGCTTTGGTGGCAGCGCAACATGCGGCTCGGAACACATAATGGGGCCTTGCGGCATTTTGTCTAAACATTGTTCCACCAAACGAATAGATTGTTTCATTTCTTCAAAACGAACAAAAATGCGATCGTAAGAATCGCCATGTTCTCCAACGGGAATATCAAAATTCACATCTGAATAGAAATAATAAGGATGATCTTTTCTAATATCGTAATCGATTCCACACGCCCGCAAACAGGGGCCAGTAAAGCCAAAGCTGATGGCATCTCTTTTTGAAACCGCACCAACTCCCATGGTTCTGTCCATAAAAATACGGTTGTGCTTAATAAGACCTTCTACATCTTTAATGGCCTTGCTTACTTCTTGAAGACATTTGCGCAAATAGCTATCGGTGTTTGCGGGAAGGTCGCGCATGAGGCCACCAATGCGAGTGTAATTAGTAGTGAGCCTTGCTCCGCACAATGCTTCAACCCAATCGGTAAAAAGTTCGCGAGCATTGAAAAAATACCAAAAGTTTGTCAGCGCACCAATGTCCACCAAGTTGGTTCCAATACAAATAAGGTGATCTAAAATGCGGCTCACTTCGCAAATAAGCATGCGAATCCAAATGGCGCGCTCTGGAACTTGAACCGCCAGCAACTGCTCTACTGCCATGCAATAGCCGGTGTTGTTCATAAGCGGAGAAAGATAATTTAAACGATCAGTATAAGGAATAACTTGTGTGTACGTATGACCTTCGGATTCTTTTTCGAAGCAACGGTGCAAGTAGCCAATCTCGGCAACTGCACGGCTGATGGTTTCGCCGTTTAGGTCAACCAAAACGCGGAAACATCCATGCATGGCGGGATGCGACGGGCCAATATTAAGAAACATCGCTTCATGCGACAGGTCTTTCATGTTTGCGTAAGCATCTTCTTCATCTTCATCGTGCTCAGGTTTCCACACTGGAGTTTTTTCAAGTTCGTCCAACAATGTTTCTGAAGTGGGAAGTTTTCCACGTCGATTACACGGAAAATCTTTTCGAAGTGCATGACCTTCAAATTCATGATGGCACAAAATACGTTTTAAATTGGGATGCCCGGAAAACTTGATGCCCAGCAGATCGTAGGCCTCTCGTTCGTACCAATCAGCAGATTTATAGAGTGAGCTAATGGAATCGATGAACGGGTCATCTAAGCTGCATCTGGTTTTTAAGCGAATGCGATGTTTGTGCTTCAACGAATACAGATGCAACACAAGTTCAAAACGTTCTGCTCTGCCAGGATAATCGACACCACACAAATCCATCATGATGTTGAAGGCCATATCTGGCTCATCGCGAAGAAACGCGCAAACCTGCAACCATGATGAACGTGCAAGAAGCACGGTTTCATTTCCGAGGTGCGATGAACTTTCAAGAACTGCTTCTGGAAAGTGCTGCTGTATTTTTTCAATCACTTGCTGCGACACAAAAACCTCTCAAGGGAAAAAATTCTACTGCGAAAGAGTTACACCCCATTTACTCCAAGGAGTTGCTGAAGCATCGTTGGTAATGCTGATCACATTTCCATTATCGCCTGTTGCTTGCAGTTGCTTCAACTCTTCTGCTGCCATGCGCCCTTCCACTGTTGCGGCGTGCTGCTTCGCAAGTTCAGTGTAGGCAGCTATTGCAGCCCGTTGGTATGGCGCTGAACGAACAATAAGTTCGTCTTCTGTAATTTTTCCGTTAAACAAAACCCAGGTCCACTTTCTCCAAATGAAGGAGACATCTTCGTTTACCCGTGCCCACAATAATCTCGCTTTTCGATTCCACTCTCCAGAGGGATGCTGCTTCTGGAATTTTTCAATGCGTGGAAGCACTTTGTCTGGGTGGCCCTCCAGCTTAAGCAGAAGCTGGTAAAACTCAGCTTCATCGACAAATGTGCTTTTCGAATGACGCTTCAACACTGTTTTATAATGACTTCCCGTATACGCAATATAAGCAACACTGGTTCCACCAATATAATCGAACGCATTTTTGCCATAGATCTCGTTCAAGCGTTTTGCTTCATCTCTCATGCAAGCTGGCGTGCTTGGAGCCTTTGAACCCCAATAACATTTCTTTTCTGCACGCTCACTAAACGTATCTTGGAGCAAATCTAAAATTCTTGCTGTAACCGCTAAGGCTTGTGCTGCGTTACTTTCCCGCGGGTGTTCTTGTGCAAACTGTGAAAGCATTTTTGCACTTTCTTCCAACTTTTTTTCCTTCAAGAGCTTCATGCCATCATCAAACTGAGAGGCAAAAGCCGACGACGAAACCACAAAAAAACTGAGAAAAAGAAGTGTCACGAAACGTTTCATAGATCCTTCTTTCTTTTGTTATTCTCTTGTCATCACGCGTGTTCACAATGACAAATCTTCCAACATCACTTTTTCTTTACCTCGTTTTGCGAGCAACAAGTCTTTGTTGTTTTGCAGTTTCAACAAGGCATCAAACAACTGCTCTGGCCGCGGCGGACATCCGGGGATATAAATATCTACCGGAATCACTTCATCAATGCCCTGAAGGGTGTGGTAGTTATCGTAAAAACCACCCGTGCTTGCGCACACACCGAAGGCAACCACCCATTTTGGGTCACACATTTGATCATAAATACGTTTGAGAATAGGCGCTTG is a window of Deltaproteobacteria bacterium CG11_big_fil_rev_8_21_14_0_20_42_23 DNA encoding:
- a CDS encoding NADH-quinone oxidoreductase subunit NuoK — translated: MITLHHYLILSLALFVLGAIGVVIRRNVLIMFMSVELMLNAVNIVLLAFSKWNGRDDGHVMVLFVLAIAAAEAAVGLGIVIAMYRNKQTVYSDDMKVLKG
- a CDS encoding Fe-S-binding domain-containing protein; this encodes MISHLLSTVIFLPLCGALLLLCIPARLEQLIKALSLVISLIAFVLALKMYLLLPGTGDFEFVELASWIPSLGISYRIGVDGTSAMLMLLSAFLVPITILGAWNDISSRVKTFHVFMLILASGMLGVFAALDVFLFYVFWEIVLIPMYFMIGIWGSGARIRAALKFVIYTMVGSVLMLAAILYVAAKLGGTFNLIDWYAGSFSHQEQMWLFAAFALAFAIKVPLFPLHTWLPDAHTEAPTAGSVILAGVLLKLGTYGFYRFAMPLFPDALLAFQPLFLTLAVIGIVYGALVALVQPDLKRLVAYSSVSHLGFVMLGLFSLNAAAVQGAVLQMVNHGLSTGGLFLLIGMLYSRRHTRLIAEYGGLSRSVPYLAVAFIFMSLASVGMPGLNGFVGEFLILLGTFQTKMPYAAVAVSGVVLAAAYMLWAIQRVFFGPLEKEENKSLRDMTFREYLVLLPLVALIFAIGVWPKPWLKKLEPSTRSFMTLVGRAESLNTPVVADDDVSLAQGVEEDGLHSSP
- a CDS encoding NADH-quinone oxidoreductase subunit G, with product MSEKVKLTIDGKVVEVAKGTTVFNAAKQMGIEIPHFCYHPKLSIAGNCRLCQVEVEGARGPVISCKEVVREGMVVQVNSDGARQVRKDVLEFILVNHPLDCPVCDQSGECKLQDQYFDHSLQNSRMQEAKIHKPKAKPIGPHVHLDDERCVLCTRCIRFCDEVVGSHELMMRERGGYSTIDVLPGRELDNKYSLCTVDLCPVGALTSSDFRFKKRVWFLASTPSVCTGCATGCNVLLDHHDKIFYRMRPRENEDVNQCWACDDGRMTYKQLNAQNRTLFPMLLAEGEYKRISWDAALNEVHHLLENLSGDEIACVLSAQCTNEENIAFSRFARESLGVSDFYWTGLDEDKAFADKLLRDADRNPNTYGVKMMASKRISKSMKEKVVFVLGNLSDAEVAILSSLSAKVIWVTESAVMNRRFADVVFPRATYAEQDGTFINKKGILQRIHKAFEPHGESVPVWTLSARLTNRWGKLAVAASADQVFETEKTHYKPLAAASFYTIPQVGVQL
- a CDS encoding NADH-quinone oxidoreductase; its protein translation is MESILFYIFSGVSIISSLLLITRANPLMSALWLVVALAATAGIFALLSAPFLAVIQVLVYAGAIMVLFLFVIMLIQLGPQQLKPRFIRFGKIFGAALGIYFLLLIGFSLTSSTTMPAVALSETFGDPGVLGELLMTKYLVPFEVISVMLLVAVVGTVVLGKKKF
- a CDS encoding NADH-quinone oxidoreductase subunit L is translated as MLDFIYTCISPQTLVWLIVLFPLLGAIINGKIAILTSHGKSESYRGVVSFVAVLMPVLAFVATLICYFTLTGFEGGAAPSLITGPLFTWSATSNVVIDIGLKLDQLSIVLTLVVTGVGSLIHLYSTGYMSHDSAYARYFAELNLFLFFMLILILADNMLLMFVGWEGVGLCSYLLIGFWFEDSAKATAGAKAFIVNRIGDAGFLLGMFLIFKVMASSGAAAETGFFNFDTLSRYSPLFAPMATAICLLLFVGACGKSAQIPLYVWLPDAMAGPTPVSALIHAATMVTAGVYMIVRLNFLFVLSPTALYVVACVGAATSLFAATMGITAKDIKKVLAYSTVSQLGYMFLACGVGAFSGAIFHLVTHAFFKALLFLGAGSVIHGLHGEQDLTKMGGLKDKMPVTCWTFVIGSLALAGLVPTSGFFSKDAILWHAYSSGHVGLWLVGFLAAGMTAFYIFRLVGLAFFGETNLSPEAWKKAHESPMSMLIPLILLAILSVFGGLLGIPEVLGGHEMLGTWLSGVVPLVHHGIKNHGTEMVLMVVTTVWGLHFTILGWVIYVQRRDLPDAIARRMKRTYTLLLNTYYVDEIYNALIVKPLLWISRVVLWKGVDATGIDGMMVHGTARSVSLWSQLVSAMQSGSLQQYLLYFFSGAVVLLAYFLL
- a CDS encoding NADH-quinone oxidoreductase subunit H, with amino-acid sequence MTSLGLLLSVLKVVVVMMMLLKLVPLLIWIERKGAAFIQDRRGPNRATAFGIIRLGGIVHSIADAIKLITKTDFSSEHANKALVILAPIIAVFVAISVSAVIPFAEAFTINGVSFQLQISDLNAGLIYIFALSSLSIYALLLAGWGSNSKFSLLGAVRASSQMVSYEIALGLSVVPLFMLSESFRINDIVASQGVSLLSWNIVRAPLAFILFFTALFAEANRTPFDLPEGEAELTAGFHTEYSSMRFALFFLGEYTHIIVGSLLVTMLFFGGWNIPYVSSEYLHHNIEHVLRLLSIGGAVFAALGAAGLFNRFVKRRGFWGDLRDYESFLFAVILAGLAAGLAAAVFALTGATLPEWVGSIAVFLLQMIVVLTKTLFFIWTFIWVRWTLPRFRYDQLMKLGWKVMIPLGILNIFVTGVVLLLTH
- a CDS encoding NADH-quinone oxidoreductase subunit F (part of NADH-ubiquinone oxidoreductase complex I; shuttles electrons from NADH, via FMN and iron-sulfur (Fe-S) centers, to quinones in the respiratory chain; NuoF is part of the soluble NADH dehydrogenase fragment, which represents the electron input part of NADH dehydrogenase), with translation MKKTPKVLTQHFEVKEMHTLKVAKKHGRYECLKKLFSMKPEEVIEEVKASGIRGRGGAGFPAGLKWSFVPKDSKKPKYLVVNADESEPGTFKDRALLEKDPHMLLEGIIIAAYAIGANRAYVYFRGEFAAQYDLFWNAIEEAKKAKLLGDDVDGSGFKLEVVAHRGAGAYICGEETALLSSLEGYRGQPRIKPPFPAVEGLWASPTVVNNVETIAALPWILNNGAKAYAAMGTEKSPGTKLFSVCGHVEKPGVYEVELGTPFKDLLAMCGGVWKGRNLKAVVMGGSSVPVVTAEEAMNAKLDYESLQQAGTLLGSGGMIIFDDSICAVEMMTDIARFYNHESCGQCTPCREGTGWVKKICDRIEKGDGRDGDLELLLSQANNMSGRTICTFADALAMPVRSWIAKFRHEFEEHIKLGYCPHKMKTPTWQPPKVVREVQPEKGN